Part of the Planctomycetaceae bacterium genome, CCTCCCGGAATCCAGCAGCGCCTGCAATTCGGCCACACCGCCGGCGCCTGCCAGCACGATTCCGCGTCCGACAATGGCGATCGGGTCGGAGACATAGTCATTGTTCAGGACATCCGATGTCGTCTCGACAGCGTCATTCGCAGCCGCGGCCTGCAGGACAGCGTGAGCGTTCAGCCCGCCGATTCCGAACGCGCTGACTGCCGCTCGCGGCGGCCGCTGTCCCGAAATCCAGGGCTCTCGCTCTTGCACGACACGAAGAGGAATGTTGTCCCAGTCGCAGCTCGATGTCAGCTCTTCGATGTTGATCGAAGGAGCGAACTCACTGCGCTTCATGCACAGCAGCACTTTCACCAATCCGATCAGACCGGCGGATTCCAGAGTGTGGCCGATGTTCGATTTCACGCTGCCGATTCGCAGGGCGGCCCTGCGGTCGCCTGACGATGATTCCGCCAGCAATCCACCCAGAGCTTCCAGTTCGGTGGCGTCGCCGAGCTGAGTGCTGGTCGCATGCGCTTCCAGATAGTCGATGTTCAGGACGCTGCCGCCCCGATACGCGCGTCGAATCGCAAGTTCCTGGCCTTCGCGGCGCGGAGCCCACAGGCTGCGCCCCCGGCCATCGGACGAGATTCCCAGCCCCGTCAGCCAGGCCAGAACCGGCAGCCCCATTGCCCGCGCCCGCGCGGCAGTCGTCACGACAATCGCCACATATCCTTCGGAACTCACCAGGCCGCCGGCCCGATGGTCAAACGGACAGGACAGTCCTTCCGTGCAGGCCTGAGAATGTGAAAACAAAATCAGGTTGTCGACGCTGTTGTAGGTTGAACCGCCGACGATCGCCTGATCAATCTGCCCGGTTCGAAGCGCCAGCGCCGCGTGCGACAGCGCGACCAGTGATGAAGCACAGGCCGCGTCGATCACGCATCGAGTGCCATTCAGGCCAAGTGCCTCACTTGTGATTGCCGCTGCCTGATAGGCGTTCAGCCGATGCAGCAAATCGGCGCGAAGCGACGGCCGTCCGGAACGAATTCGTTCGCAGACAGCTTGCTTCACAGCGGATCGCTGCGACGCCGAAAGTCCGCGCAGCGCGTCGACGTCGTCCAGGAATTCGACAGCGTCCTGAATCTGAGTCGCCAGGCTGATGGCGCCGCCGAGCTTTGTGCCGCCGGAATGTCCGACGTAGACACCTGTTCGAGCAAGTTGCGGGTCAGCAGGCGAAAGTCCGGCGTGACGCCAGGCACGGACAGCCACTTCTCGGAACTGCAGGTGCGAAGGATCAGACGGCCGCGAACGATTCACCGGCGCCTGTGATTCTGCCGCACTGTCAGCGATTTCCGGGACATAGCCGCCCAGCGTCGCATACGTGAATCCTTCCCGGCCCCGTTCCGGATGAAAATACAGGTCGCGCTGCAGGCGGTCCTCGGGCAATTCCGAGACACCACTGCGCCCGGCGAACAGCATTTCTTCGAACGCGTCAAGGCTGTTCGCGCCGGGAACGCGGCACGCCATCCCGACGATCGCCAACGGACTGTGCGATGTCATCGATTCATGCCCTCCCGTTTGCGGAAGGGACGGCACCGACACGTCGCACCGAAGCAGGCTCCGGACCTTCGGTTTCGAGCGAACACCCGGCGAACGGCGAAAGCTGGTCCGCCAGCTCATCATCGCTGACCGGCGCCTCGTCAGTTTCGACCAGCACGGTACCGGACGTGATCGCTGCCAGCAGATTCGGCCCGGCAGCCAGTTGCCGCCAATGCTCCGCAGATGTGTACAGCCGACAGCGTTCGCCGCCGGCGTTGCCGCGCGCGACACTGACGACGCGATCCGATTGCCGCAGGATGAACTCGCCGCCTCTCGGACCGCTCAGTACCAGGCCAATTGATTCCGGGCAGCCATTGCGTGGGTTCGGCCGGACGCCCGCCGGATGCAAATTTCGAAGCGGCGGAGAATCAGAATGTCGACTCACACGCGGTTCCGTCGCTTCCGACTTGCGGGCCGGTCGCCGTTCATGCAATCTCATTTGAGACTCCGACGGGGAACCGCCGACGGCCAGCTTCTGTTCGCAGAGTTCGCGAATCTGTGCCCGACCGATCTGCAGACAGTCGGGCTGTCCCGAAATTCGGAGCGCCGCCAGCGTGTTCGTACGGTCAAAATCCGGGTCGTCGCGAAAATAGGGCTGAAACGCGGCGATGAACGGTGCAATTAACTCCTGCGCTTTGTCATCGGTGCCGACGGCCGGCTGTTCCCGGACGCCCGGAATGCAGGACATCACCGTATGAAACGCCGCTTCAATTTCTGACAGTTCCGTGCCACCGCTGCTGGTCAAATGATACGTCCGTCCGTGAAGGTCCGGTCTTCGAAAAATCTGCGCCATTACGCGTGCAACCCAGTCCGCCGTTACCAGATTCTTGCGGTCACCCTGCCGGAATCCCAGGTTCTGAAAGCCGTTGTGGAATTCCGGGACGCCGAACTTCCGGCTGAGCATTTCGTATGCGGAAAAGCCGCCGTTGATCGTCAGGTCTGCCGGCATGACACTCTCGGGATGTGGATCGATGACAATCGACGGACGGTAGATTGTCAGCGTACCGACCGACCCGGCTTGTTTCAGCAGTTGCTCGGCAAGAATCTTACTCCGTTCGTAATCGTTGGCGGACTCCTGCCCGACGTCGCATTCCGATTCCAGAACGGCTCCGGTTCGAAGTCCGGCAACATAGGCCGTCGACACATAATGCCAGTCAGCGATTCCCGCATCGGTACACACGTCCAGCAGATGGCGAGTGCCGTCATAGTTGGTGCGGTATGGCTCGTTGTCCGGATCCTTACTGGCCGGGCTGAACACCAGGTTTGCAGCGGCGTGTATGACAGTACAGCAGTTGTCATGAATCCAGTGCTGATCGCGCGAATCCAGCCTCAGACGCCGTTGAGCGATGTCTCCCGTGATTACGTGCGGACGAATGAAGCGACGGCCAAACCGGGATTCCAGCTTTGCCAGAATCCTTTCGACCCGGGCGGCGGCATCAAGCTCTCTTGACGGACGAACAAGCGTCGCGACGCGAAATCCGCTTCTCAACAGATCAGCCAGCAGCAGGCTACCAACCATGCCGGTGGCGCCGGTCAGAAGCACGGCATTTGCGCTGGACGTTGACTGTTTCATTGCAACCTGGAACGAGGAGCGGTTTTGCCGCGGAACATTTTCGATAAGCGGGGACGGGATCAAACTGCAGTTTGCGAAGCTAAGTCGCCCTGGCAACGACCAATAACGACAGGCCGCCAAGCACACGATGCGTGTACTCGGGTGAAACCTGATAGCAAACCCTTCGAAGGATGTTGATTGGCTTCCAGGGACTCCGGTTCGCGCCGGGGCCATCCCATCCGGACTTCGTGAAGTGCCAGTGGATCGGTTCGTATCCGGTGTCACGCAGTGTGGCGAGCGCAGTCAGACGACTAAAGTAGTGAAGATGCCCAAGCGTTCGCCGCGGGCGGTCGCAGCCGCTGCCGACCACAGTTCTGGCGTTTGCGTCCAGAGGTATATGAAAAATATGGTGTTGTGCCAGATGGCGGCAGTCCCGGAGAAAACCGAAGTAGTCTTCAACGTGTTCGAACACATCCAGCATGATGGCGATGTCGAATGTTTCGCTGCATGACGCGGCGTTCTCCCGACGGAATTCAATTACGTCTTTCGCCTTCGGGTGAAGCGGAACGTCGGGACTGGGATCAAACCCGACAGCGCGCCGGATTCCGTTCAGTCCCCGCGTGACTTCTGCCAGCGCAAGTCCCGTGCCGCAGCCGATGTCACACAGCGTGGCGGGCGTCAGTCCGGCCTCACGAATTCCGCGCACGACATGACCAGCCTTCCACGGGGATCGTTCCGCATGCCATTCCGGATGCTGCTCCAGATAGCTGCCTTCCGTGTAAAGCGTGGTGATGTTTTGCCGAGCGGCTTCGGTGGTCATGGAGGATTCGAACCGTTAGGAAACACGCGATCGAAAACATTACGATGGCAGGTCAAAGCCGGAACGGCATCGCGACACGAAGGCACGCGAGAACGCCGAAAATTGCAGCGAATCTCTCGCCGTTCCGATGCAAACTCAACGCCGACCTGATACTGACTGGCGACCGCCGATCCGGAATCCATTCGTGCCATCACGTTACATGCCCCCAGCTTACGAGCCTTCGACTGTCGACACCGATGGCTATTCGCAAAAAAATGCAAAAAACGGATGGCGGGTCGTGCCGGTGTCACCCAGGGGACAGTATGCCGTGGTCCGCCTTCTGAAAGCGATGTTCACTCGCCGGATGACAACCGGATCGAACGATCATCCAGCAGCCGACGATAGATGGCCGCGATTCGACTGTTTGTGACGCTTTGATCGAATTCTGCAACAACACGTTGACGTGCGGAGGCACCGATTTCCGCAAGGGTCTCCGGTGACGACAGCAGGTTCGCAATTCCTTCAGCCAGGGCGGCGACGTCTTCGGGAGGAATCAGAACTCCCGCCGTCTCGCCGATCGCTTCCCGCATCCCGCTGACTTCGGCGGCGATCACCGGCCGGGCACACGACATCGCTTCCAGCAGAGCGATGCTCAGGCCCTCCCACCTTGACGGCATGGCGATCAGGTCCGCCGCCAGAAACCAGTCACGAACGTCGGAGCGCAGACCCACAAACGTCACGCTGTCGTCGCTGAGAGATTCCAGCGAAGGGCGATCCGGTCCGTCACCGACGAGATACAGACGGGCTCGCGGATGCTGCCGACGCACCTCCTGCCATGCTCGAAGCAACAGATCCTGTCCCTTCTGCCGACAAAGCCGCCCGACACAAAGAACGTTCTGAACGTCCGGATCCAGTTGAAGCCGGTCGCAGGCTGCCTTTCGGGAGTCCGCTTCCGGCTGCTGCCAGACTCGCAGATCAATTCCATTTCTGACGATGTCCCAGCGAGCCTTCATGCCGGCCTGCAGCGCTGCCGATTGTTCCGTTTCGCTGACACACACCGTCGAATGGGTCCACCGCGAGGCGAATCGTTCCCACCATCGCGACCCTGTCGCCAGCCAGCCGTCGACGGCGTGGAACGACCAGCCGTTTGGCTCAAACACAGTCGGCAGTCGTCCGCGCAGGACCAGGCGTCCGGCCAGCCCCGCTTTGGAGGAATGCAAATGCACAACGTCGGGCCGCATGTCATTGATGATGCGTCGAAGCCGAAGGCATTCGGAAAGAACCTTTGCTCCCGGGTTTCGAGTCGCGTTCCAGGGAATCCAGGTCGCGCCCAGTCGGCGACACTGCGCGTCCAGATCGTTTGCTTCCGGACAGGCCAGCAGGACCTTCCATCCTCGCTGCATCTGATCGCGCAGCAGATCCAGCACAACGGCCCTGACACCTGCATTCGTCGGTTGAGAAACGTGCAGCACCACCAGAGATCGGTCGTATCCGTCGCCGTGCGATGGCGAACCGGGTCCACTGTCGAACGCCGCCTCCACGGCGTCACCCTGCGAATCGTGCACGGCGTGCGTCATGCCGCCAGGCTCCCGGAACTGCGATTTCGCGTCGCGATGCCTTCGAACGTCATGCTGAACTTCATGACGACGTAAACCAGCAGACAGTAGCTCGTGAAGATTGACGGAAAGATCAGGTTGGCGCGGCAGTCTACAAACGAGTACGCGGCTACGGGATAAAACAGAAGTCCGGCAGGCTGCTGCGCAAGAAACGACTTCCAGAGTCCGCCGGCCGCCAGCCCGACGAAGAAATACGCGCAGATCCCCAGCCATCCGAAGTCCACATAGGTCGACGCAAACCCCGGCATGGCCGTGGTCACTGTCAGCCCGTGCTTCCTGAGCACCGGAGCTCGCTCTTCCGTTCCGTACGGGGCTTTTTCGCCGAGCACCCGGTCGCGCAGCCGGTCGAGTTCAAAGTACTGGTCGGCAACCGGGAATTCCCAGAACCAGCGTGTCCAATAAAACCCCTTGCGGCTGCCCGGGACTTCCATTTCATCATTCACGATCAGTGCTTCGGTGTTATACGGACCGATCACGTACCGAATCACTTCTGCCGTCGCTTCGGTGGTGCCGCTGATGCCCTTGCGTAACGCAGACATCCCCAGAAAAGCGACAACGACCAGGACACCCAGCAGCAGGCATGTCATCAAAGCCTGCCTGCCGGAAACTTTTCGTCTTGCAAGCGGCCAAACAAGGTAGACCAGTAGGGCACCCAGCAGCGGACGAGTCAGAAAGTTACGTTTCGCGGTCAGCAGAGCCGCTGGAATGTAGGTCAGGATACACACAATCAGCAGAACTCGGATCAGCGAATGGCGAGAGAAGGAACGTGAACACTGCCAGGCTGCGGGCAGCGCGATGGAAGAAACGTTCAGCACCGCTTTCCATGGCTCCCCGCCGGCCGTTCCCTTCATCTTCGTCATTTCCGTCATGAACAGCACCTGGCCACGAAGCGCCGCTAGCAGACTACCGATGCCTCCCACCCGATAGAACAAGTACACCGACACAAGATTCATTAGAATCAGCACGACAAGAAAACCACCCACTGTCCACGGATACGGTCGGTACACGTTTTCGGACGATGTTTGCGGTGGCGGACCGAAGGCCGACGTGCATCCAGCGACGTAGATTCCTGCCAGGATCATGGCGACGGAAGCAAGATTGAAGGTGATTAGCTTTGCATCCAGAAACATGTGGCATTGATCGCCGAGCAGTTGCGTATAGGCCTGCGGGGGAAAAAAGACACCCGACAGAAAGATGCACATGCCGGCCAGCAGTAGCGGCCACGGATGAGCCAGACGCAATGTCTCGTCATTGACCAGCAGCGCCGGAAGCTCAACAACCGTAACAGATCGCGGTGCGGCGCCTTCGGCGCGCGAATCGTCCGTGTCCGCATCGCCGCCGGTGCCTCTCCCGTGACGCATGGCCGCGCGAAGTCGCGCCGCGGCAACCAGGGATACAGCGGGTTGTTCGTTCACAGCAGATTCCTCATCCGCTTCTCTCCGATTGCCGGCTGCGGAGTATCCGCGCGGCTCGGGCGTCTGTTCGGATTCCGGCGAGTTGAAAAGCGAGCTATCGATGATTGTTTCCAAAGGCGGAGGAAAGAGCGGCAGCCTCCGCCAGCCGCTGACTGCCGGACACACTTTTTCCCAAAACGCGCTGAATGACGTCTGCGAATTTGTCCTGCCCGCCCTTCAGTGTGAGGTTCTGTTTCAGGTAATGTCGACCACGAATTCCAATATCCCGGCGCTCGGCGACGGAGAGCTGCATCATTCGTGCCATCGCATCGGCCAGTGCTCCGGCGTCTTCCACCGGCACGTAAAATCCATCGCTGCCATCGTGAAAGCCCGCAAATCGCTCACCATATTCCGACATCACAACCGGACACCCTGCGGCAAACGCTTCCAGCACTACCAGCGGCATTCCTTCAGACCGTGACGGCAGCAAGAAGCTGTCTGCCGCCTGCAACAGGCGATTGCAGTCACTGCGAAATCCGGGAAAGACAAAGTATGACGTTAGCCCGGCCTTTTCGATCATCCGCTCGATCGATTCGCGATAGGCGATGGATCGCGGACAGTACGCTTCCGCGGCAATGATGACCTTGAATCGGGCGAGTTCCTTCGCCGTGCCGGAGCGGACGATTCGCTCAACGGCATCGACCAGAATATCCAGCCCCTTGACTTCGTCGAATCGGCCGATGGTGATGAAGATGAACTCGTCGTCCGCAAATCCGAATTCCCTGCGCACTGACGCTCTGTGACTGCTGTCAGGAGCCGGAATCGTGTCCGGATTCAGTCCGTTCAGGACCACTGTCAGCTTGTCGGCAGGAACGTCCAGTTGCTGTACCAGCCGGTCGCGGATCGCCGGCGCGACGCAGACGATTCTGCGAGCATGTGACCGCAAAGCCCGCCGATAAAAGCTTCGCTTCGCAAACCGGGACAGAGCTGACCCCTGAAAATAAGGTGCCCCCTGAGCAAACACGACACCCGGAATGCCACACCGCACGGCAACCGCCATCGTCCCCGGAGCATCTCGCAGCTGGGTGGAAATGATCAGGTCGATCTCGCGTTGCCGAACTTCCCTGGCAAAACCACCGCTCATTCCGGGAATCATCGCCCGCGACAGACGCGGTATGTGAACAGTCGAAATGCCGGCAGCCTGCAGTTCCGGCAGCAGTTCGCCGGTCCTGACGTCCTCCGGTGTCGGAACGGCTTCGTAGGCGAACGTCACCTCGTGTCCAGCTTCACGCAAGGCTGTTGCGTAGTGGAACATCATGCGATTCGACCCGTACGAAAACGTACGAATGGCAGTCATCATCAGCCGACTCAACGACGCATCTCCATCTGCGAACGTTCCGGCAGCGATTGCTCAACACTTGCGGCAACGCCGTTCTTGTCCCGCTGACAGGTCTTTCGCTCAGACGTCTCTGCTGTCCAGTGACTCAGATCGCGGCCCAGCATTTCGGATGTCAGCGCCACGTCTTCGCGGAACACGCCTCGCAGCTCCTGAACGAACTCCGGCCGCAGTCCGGTTCTGGGCTGATTGACGGAAACGACGCGCCGGATCGCTTCCTTGAATGGACCGGAATTCGCGTTGATTCTTGAACGCAGAGCCCGCATCGGCCGTTCAATCAATTTCGGCGGTGCATGGTACAGACGTCCCAGCCAGCCGAGGCGATACGTACGCGCCTGGTTGACCTTTGGGAATTCGGTGCGTCCGTCGTCTTCGAGATTCAGGAACCGGAGCACATCTCGATAGACGCCGGCCGTGTCGGTCACGAAGTCATCGAAGATCACCACCATGCGCTGTGTCTGCGGAACAGCATCGAACAGCCGCTGCAACTGCGGCGCAAACGTGGCGACCTCCTGATACTGAAGCTGCTGAGTAAATGCCGGATTCCCTGGCATTCGCCGCCCGGCAGCACGCTCCGGCTGCAAGCGCCACGCCGCTTCGAAATCAGTGACGTCCTCGTGGTAATGACGGACCAGCTCACCATGCATGGCCTGAGCCACTTCCACAGGGTTTCTCAGCATCACCAGGAACTTCGCCTGCGGGTTGAAGTCCAGAATCGACTTCACGGCGACCTCCGACTGCAGATACGTCGTTGATCCTTCCCCGATGACATCGTGTTGCCCCGGATCCGCGTCCCGAAAATATTCCAGGTAGTGCTGCAGCGACCACACGCCATGCACGCGGCGCGAGTGTTCGTGGTCTTCATCCCAGAAATGAAGTTCCTTCGGAGCGGAAAAAAACACCCGTGGATGCTCCGATAGATAATGAGCCAGCGCAGTGGTTCCTCCCTTCGGCGCGCCGATCAGAAAGAAGCCTGGTTTCGGCCGGCTGTCTGCGGATTCGCCGGATACGCTTGTCATGGATCGTGTCTTCTCTGGAATGCTCGAACGACGACACCTTTTCAGGACTGCTTGCGAGCCGTCAAACGTGTCAGTCTAACGGGATGGGACCAGTTTGCTGCCAGCCAGCCGCAGCATTTCAGATGGGAAGAATTCATACCGCAGCCCGTCGACAACTGTCATATCGCCCACGCAGGAAATCGTGTGGATTCCCATCGGAAAAGGGCCGTCCTGAATCGGCTTTACAAAGCGCACCGTTTCTTCTTCGAAGACGTCCGGCGTAAGCGTGACAATCCTGTTGATGGCAACCGCTGCTCCGTACCGTTGTGAACAATTCTGTGCGGGCCGGTAAAGCTGACCGTCATGAAGAAACGGCGTTCCTGCGGGGCGAGTACACGACGAATCACTCTTGACCGGGTTTTTCGGATGTGGCTGCCATTTTCCGAACAAGTCGTCAGCATGGAAAATGTGCAGTTGCTCCAGAGGCCGATTATCCTGACGCGTACACGCCAGCCACCAGCGCCCGTCGTACTGAAAGACGGTGCTGTCGACAGCCGGAACTCCTTTCAGAATGGTGCCGACCTTACGCATTGTCAACGTCCCGTCATCCATCTCCCAGACGGATACTTCAAAGTCCTGGTGACTCTCGGGAATACATAGCCAGCGGCCGTCGTATTGCAGTGTGAACGGATATGCAAGATGGCAGCGTAAAGGCAACACGTCGGTCTTAAGTTCACGGATCTGTCCGCCATCGGCTACTCCTGCGGAGATGCGTCCAAGATGCGTTCGGTAGTCGTAGTCCTCATACAACACGATCTGGCGGTTACCGAGCGGAAGAAGAAACGGATCCGCACGAAACTGCCTTCGGTCACGTGCCGGCATCCAGGCGACATCCGGGACAAATTCGTGCTCCAAAAACGAATGAATCGGCTGCCGGACCAGACCAATTTCCCACCGCTGGTGCCGGACGAGTCTGTGAATCAGGCGTGAGAGTCTCATGGTTGCCCGTCAGGAGAATTGTTCACCGCCGGGACGTCGCGGCATTGGAAATGATGAACGGGATTCCGCGGTGCCGGAAAACGCCGTTGGTGCTGTACGTCACCGGGCAAGAAGTGATCTAAACCGGGACACCACGCGGAAACTGCACCACGTGTTGATTCCCGTGAGTTTCCACGCAGTCGCCCACGTAACGACGTTCAGTGCAATCTGCAGCGAAGAAACAAGGACAGCCAGCCCGATCGCTCCAAAACCGGCGGCCACAAGCGGTCCCAGGACAACCAGAGACAGTGCCGTCACCACGTCAATGATCAGCATCACACGCTGAAACCCGGACAGCCGCAGCAGCGCCGCGCAGCTCCCGGAGACCACCAGCATCACCTGACCGGGTATCAGAATCCGCAAAATGGTGGACGCTTCGTCATAGCCGTCACCGAGAACCACTTTCAGGACAAACTCCGGCATGATCAGCACCAGTAGTGCGGCGAGCATACAGGGAATCGCCGCCAGTCCCGCCCCCTGGCGAAGATGCTTCTCAAGCTGTGCCGACAGATTGGCTGAATACAGCGGACTGATCACACCCCGAGCGGCTGTATTCAGGACCGACAAAGGAATCGCCAGCAGAACAATGACTCGACGTGCCGCAACGTAGTAGGCCATGCTGTCCGGATCCGAGAACTCCGACGTCATGAACAGGTCACAACTGCTGGTGGTGAACGAAATCATCGACGCGATTGCCAGCGGCCAGGCACACGACAATACGTCGACAACAGAGGGAAGTGATTGATCGCCCTTCGCACCGTCGTTCGCAACCGTCTCACCGGGCTTCAAATGACTCCACAGCACAAGACATCCGCACCCCGCAGCAATCGCGGCTGATGCGGCGTAGGCCATGATCGCATTCTGCCAGGTTGCCAGCCCCACATAGGAAAGCACCGCAACCGTCAGCAACGTACCCGCGTGCGGTGCCGGAGACCCCTGCATTACGTTACCCAACATATTGGCAGCGGCCGGGGAACCAGTTCCTCGCACGGAGTCAGAAACAATATTCAGCACTCCACTGGCAATTGTGCCCAGGGCGAACACGATCGCGACCAGCAGCCCCGTTTCACCACCGGTCAGGGTTTCGCCAAACAGGAGAGATGCAGCGAATGCAGTAATTGCGCCGATTGTGAGGCTTCCCATGGATATCACGGCCACTCGCGTCATCACGTGACGGCGCCGCGACGAACCAACGTCCGATGCATAGCGCCCTAACATCCCTAGCGCTACCGTCCCCAGACCAAACGTCGCAAACACACCAAGAAAAGACAGACCCGTCCGGGCGATCGTGAAACGTCCAAAATCCGTTGGTGACAAGACTCGAGCCAGAATGACAGTACTCAGCAGTGCAAACACCAGATTCAGAGCGGTTCCGATGGACGCCCAGGAACCATGCCGCAGCACAAGAGACCGTACATTCAGTTGCGAGCCGCCCGTTCCCTCATGGTGAAACATTTGGACATCTGTGGATGCAACGTGATTCCTGGACATGTGTTGCTGACGGTCACTCCGGATTTGACGAAGATGACCGGCTCTGAGAAACCCGTGTAAGGAGTAAATTACCTGAGGACATGGAAATTCTGTTGATAAGATAGTGACGGCGCCAGTAGGGGTACAGCAGAATTCCGGATGGGCTGTCGGATTCCTGCTTGCCATCGGATTCCAGCACACGGCCTCAGTTACGGAGCCGACGGCGCAGACTCGGCAGTTGCATCCTCATCGCCGCAGCCAGTCAGCCCGTCTAACTGGTTCACCGCACATCACGCACAATCTGCCATCCCGGGCCGCATTTCGCAAAAAAAACGCAATTCAGAACCGCGCCGCGGAGCCGCTCGCCAACAACGCGCTAAAGCAATACGCACCAGCATCGGAAACTACGTATGGGACTCGTCAAGATCCTAAAGAACCGCCTCAATCTGTTCATGGGGATCGCCGGAGGAAATCCACTGATGGCAGCCGTCCTGAACACGACGGACATTGGTCCAAAGCTGCGTTTCCCGGAGTTCCGGGAACTTCCCCCGAACGCACTGCGCGTCCGTGTTGGTGTTGGCGGCCGACTTTTCAATAATCAACCTCAATTCCTGCTGAAAGGCAGAGACCTCTGGCTCTACCTGCTGGCAAACGGCCTCGTCAGGTTCACTGATAATATCGTGGAAATCGGCTCCGGTATCGGACGCCGCACATACTGGATGCGAGACTTCGAATTTCATGGCATCCGATACTCCGGCAAATACACAGGCATCGACATCGACCCGGAGATGGTCGATTGGTGCAATAGTCACTACGACAGGGAACGCTTTGAATTTCATTGTGCCAGCCACGCCAGTTCGGC contains:
- a CDS encoding SDR family oxidoreductase, coding for MKQSTSSANAVLLTGATGMVGSLLLADLLRSGFRVATLVRPSRELDAAARVERILAKLESRFGRRFIRPHVITGDIAQRRLRLDSRDQHWIHDNCCTVIHAAANLVFSPASKDPDNEPYRTNYDGTRHLLDVCTDAGIADWHYVSTAYVAGLRTGAVLESECDVGQESANDYERSKILAEQLLKQAGSVGTLTIYRPSIVIDPHPESVMPADLTINGGFSAYEMLSRKFGVPEFHNGFQNLGFRQGDRKNLVTADWVARVMAQIFRRPDLHGRTYHLTSSGGTELSEIEAAFHTVMSCIPGVREQPAVGTDDKAQELIAPFIAAFQPYFRDDPDFDRTNTLAALRISGQPDCLQIGRAQIRELCEQKLAVGGSPSESQMRLHERRPARKSEATEPRVSRHSDSPPLRNLHPAGVRPNPRNGCPESIGLVLSGPRGGEFILRQSDRVVSVARGNAGGERCRLYTSAEHWRQLAAGPNLLAAITSGTVLVETDEAPVSDDELADQLSPFAGCSLETEGPEPASVRRVGAVPSANGRA
- a CDS encoding class I SAM-dependent methyltransferase, whose product is MTTEAARQNITTLYTEGSYLEQHPEWHAERSPWKAGHVVRGIREAGLTPATLCDIGCGTGLALAEVTRGLNGIRRAVGFDPSPDVPLHPKAKDVIEFRRENAASCSETFDIAIMLDVFEHVEDYFGFLRDCRHLAQHHIFHIPLDANARTVVGSGCDRPRRTLGHLHYFSRLTALATLRDTGYEPIHWHFTKSGWDGPGANRSPWKPINILRRVCYQVSPEYTHRVLGGLSLLVVARAT
- a CDS encoding glycosyltransferase family 4 protein, which produces MTHAVHDSQGDAVEAAFDSGPGSPSHGDGYDRSLVVLHVSQPTNAGVRAVVLDLLRDQMQRGWKVLLACPEANDLDAQCRRLGATWIPWNATRNPGAKVLSECLRLRRIINDMRPDVVHLHSSKAGLAGRLVLRGRLPTVFEPNGWSFHAVDGWLATGSRWWERFASRWTHSTVCVSETEQSAALQAGMKARWDIVRNGIDLRVWQQPEADSRKAACDRLQLDPDVQNVLCVGRLCRQKGQDLLLRAWQEVRRQHPRARLYLVGDGPDRPSLESLSDDSVTFVGLRSDVRDWFLAADLIAMPSRWEGLSIALLEAMSCARPVIAAEVSGMREAIGETAGVLIPPEDVAALAEGIANLLSSPETLAEIGASARQRVVAEFDQSVTNSRIAAIYRRLLDDRSIRLSSGE
- a CDS encoding glycosyltransferase family 4 protein, with protein sequence MMTAIRTFSYGSNRMMFHYATALREAGHEVTFAYEAVPTPEDVRTGELLPELQAAGISTVHIPRLSRAMIPGMSGGFAREVRQREIDLIISTQLRDAPGTMAVAVRCGIPGVVFAQGAPYFQGSALSRFAKRSFYRRALRSHARRIVCVAPAIRDRLVQQLDVPADKLTVVLNGLNPDTIPAPDSSHRASVRREFGFADDEFIFITIGRFDEVKGLDILVDAVERIVRSGTAKELARFKVIIAAEAYCPRSIAYRESIERMIEKAGLTSYFVFPGFRSDCNRLLQAADSFLLPSRSEGMPLVVLEAFAAGCPVVMSEYGERFAGFHDGSDGFYVPVEDAGALADAMARMMQLSVAERRDIGIRGRHYLKQNLTLKGGQDKFADVIQRVLGKSVSGSQRLAEAAALSSAFGNNHR
- a CDS encoding sulfotransferase, whose product is MTSVSGESADSRPKPGFFLIGAPKGGTTALAHYLSEHPRVFFSAPKELHFWDEDHEHSRRVHGVWSLQHYLEYFRDADPGQHDVIGEGSTTYLQSEVAVKSILDFNPQAKFLVMLRNPVEVAQAMHGELVRHYHEDVTDFEAAWRLQPERAAGRRMPGNPAFTQQLQYQEVATFAPQLQRLFDAVPQTQRMVVIFDDFVTDTAGVYRDVLRFLNLEDDGRTEFPKVNQARTYRLGWLGRLYHAPPKLIERPMRALRSRINANSGPFKEAIRRVVSVNQPRTGLRPEFVQELRGVFREDVALTSEMLGRDLSHWTAETSERKTCQRDKNGVAASVEQSLPERSQMEMRR
- a CDS encoding oligosaccharide flippase family protein, yielding MFHHEGTGGSQLNVRSLVLRHGSWASIGTALNLVFALLSTVILARVLSPTDFGRFTIARTGLSFLGVFATFGLGTVALGMLGRYASDVGSSRRRHVMTRVAVISMGSLTIGAITAFAASLLFGETLTGGETGLLVAIVFALGTIASGVLNIVSDSVRGTGSPAAANMLGNVMQGSPAPHAGTLLTVAVLSYVGLATWQNAIMAYAASAAIAAGCGCLVLWSHLKPGETVANDGAKGDQSLPSVVDVLSCAWPLAIASMISFTTSSCDLFMTSEFSDPDSMAYYVAARRVIVLLAIPLSVLNTAARGVISPLYSANLSAQLEKHLRQGAGLAAIPCMLAALLVLIMPEFVLKVVLGDGYDEASTILRILIPGQVMLVVSGSCAALLRLSGFQRVMLIIDVVTALSLVVLGPLVAAGFGAIGLAVLVSSLQIALNVVTWATAWKLTGINTWCSFRVVSRFRSLLAR
- a CDS encoding class I SAM-dependent methyltransferase, whose product is MGLVKILKNRLNLFMGIAGGNPLMAAVLNTTDIGPKLRFPEFRELPPNALRVRVGVGGRLFNNQPQFLLKGRDLWLYLLANGLVRFTDNIVEIGSGIGRRTYWMRDFEFHGIRYSGKYTGIDIDPEMVDWCNSHYDRERFEFHCASHASSAYLSKQETARYRLPVDDASQGLVFGTSVLTHLLEEQMINYFEEAFRVLVPGRALVMTCKCVDLTSDDRGNTYKHRSGNAYIENPGVPEAAVAYESKFVEQTLRNAGFGSVDFHHNDSNIQHTFVALKPS